Sequence from the Leptospira johnsonii genome:
GAGACCGGTTCTTCTTCCAAGATCATTTATAAAACTCTTCCACAAGACGATCCTGCCCGCAGAAAGCCGGATCTGACTTTAGCTAGACAAAAACTGGGTTATGAACCTAAGGTTCCTTTATTAGAAGGAATCAGGAAAACAGTCGATTATTTCAAAAATCACTTGGATTAATCGTTCGCCGAGAAAATCTGGACCTACTTTTCCCATATAAGGGAATTTAACCGAAAAATTGAGTTTCGAGTAGGCTGTATGAATATCGGAGTTTTAAAAGAAGCTAAGGAAGAAACTAGGGTAGCCGTTACCCCGGACGTAGTCGACGCCTTGAAGAAAATCGGTGCTTCTGTCATCATCGAAAAAGGCGCTGGAGAAGGTTCTTATTTCTCTGACGAAGATTATAAAAAAGCCGGAGCGTCCATTCAATCTCGCGCGGACATCCTAAAGAAATCCGACCTAGTTGTGAGCATTCACTTAGCGGACGGAGCAAGCTTATCCAAGATCAAAAAAGGCGCATTCTATTTAGGAATGTTCCAACCTGCGGTCAATCCTCAGGTAATCAAAAAACTTTCTTCCGGGAAAGTTACAGTACTGAGTTTAGATGCGATTGCTCGTATCACTCGTGCTCAATCTATGGACGTTCTTTCATCCCAAGCAACTGTTGCTGGATACAAAGCTGTTCTTCTAGCTTCCACTCATTTGACCAGATTCTTCCCAATGTTGACTACTGCTGCAGGTACAATCACTCCAGCTTCTGTGCTTATCATTGGAGCGGGTGTTGCAGGCTTACAAGCTATCGCAAGTTCCAGAAGATTAGGTGCAGTAGTAGACGTATTCGATACTCGCCCTGAAGTAAAAGAACAGGTTCAATCTCTCGGTGCTAAATTCGTAGAGGTGGAAGGTGCAAGCCACTCCGCAGCTGCGGGTGGTTACGCCGTAGAACAAACTGAAGAGTACAAAAAACGCCAACAAGAGGCGATCGAAAAATTCGCTGCTAAAGCCGATGTGATCATCACTACAGCTTTGATCCCAGGAAGAAAAGCTCCTATCATCATCACTAAAAAGATCGTGGATAGAATGAAAGCTGGATCCGTTGTAGTGGACCTTGCTTCTCCAAACGGAGGAAACTGCGAGTACACTCAACACGGTAAGGTTGTCTTAACTAAAAACGGAGTTTCCGTAATTGGTCACCAAAACCTGGCAGGTTCTCTTCCTTCAGATGCTTCCAAAATGTTCGCTAAGAACGTATTAAATTATCTGAAACTATTGGTTAAAGAAAAGAAGATCAACTTGGACTTAAGCGACGAGATCCTTTCTTCCACCACAATTACTCATGATGGAGAAATCCGTCACAAATTGACTTTGGACGCCTTAGGTGGTTCCAAACAAGACGGGAAGAAGCCAGCGGCCAAGAAAAAAGCCTAAGCTCCCAAAACAGGTTCCTATCAACCACCCTCCGAGCACATCGGAGGGAAAATGGTGGAGAGATAATAATCTTCCGATCCCCGCCAAAAGACTAAGCACTAAAAACCATTCCGGAAAACCGAACAAGAACACTAAGATCAATGCCGCAGTCATCGAATTAGATGCGTGAGCAGAAGGAAACGAATGTTTCATGTCCGGATTTTGATCCACTTTTCCGGCGACGGTGATCAGAGGTCTCTTGCGAGCGATTAACTTCTTTAATACTAAAACAAAACGATCATTTGCATAGGCCACAAGCCCTGCATAAGGGATTACGATCCACCAAGGATAAGGAAGAATTCCCTGGTATGCAGCAAACGCAAGATAAGGAAGAATAAGAACTAACATTATCTCTCCACGATTAATCCTGGAGAGAGTTCTGTTTAGGATCGGAGAGTGAATTTTCTCACGAATGAACACCGCGATTGCATAATCGATTCTTTCGAAAGCGGATAATTTTTCCAAAGTGTTCTTATCCAAGTAAGGATTTCCGTAGGATGGAGATTAGATCTGATCTGGGAACGGAAGATTGGTCTCCTGAGACGATATCTTTCAACTGGACCTTGTTTTCGGAGAGTTCGGATTCTCCTAAGAAGATCAAGAAACGATATCCTTTTTTTTCCGCCGTCTGGATTTGTTTGCCGAGTTTTGCAGACTCAAGCATTGTTTCCACTCCGATTCCTTCTTTCCTAAGTTCTTCTGCAAGTTTCAAAACTTCAGGAAAAATTTTATCGTCCATCAAAGGAATTAAAACAGCATTTTTTGAATTCAGGTCTTTCGGGACCAAGTTGTGTCCTTCTAAAAAGTTTTTGAAGGTTACGTCCCCTAATCCAAAGCCTATTCCGGAAAGTTGTTCGTTGGAGAATAATCCGATCAGGTTGTCGTATCTTCCTCCTCCATACAAAGACCTTCTGTTTTCAGGATTTGTGTCGAACACTTCGAAAATACAGCCTGTATAATAATCGAAACCACGAATGATAGAAGGATCGAATTCGAGCTGGTCTTTGATCCCTAAAGAAGCTAAATCAGAAAATAGGTTTCTAATAAATTCAACAGAAGAAGGATCTATACCTTCCAATTCTCCAATCGTTTGGAGATTTGTTTCTAAATACTTATAGATCAGAGTTAACTGTTTTTCCGGATTGGAAAGTAGAGGTTTGATCTCTTCTTCAAAAGCTTCTTTGCTGATCTTGGATTTTTTATCTAAAAGTTTGGAAACTGCATGAGCTTTTTCGGGAGCTAAAGCCAAGGTTTGGTTTAAGAAGGAATCCAAAATCCCTCTATGAGAAACTTTGATCTGATAACTCCCTTTAGGAGCTTTAAAATTTTCTAAAATTGCATTTGCGATCAGAATGATCTCAACTTCCGCTCTATAGGAGTTAACCCCGAACAGATCCACATTAAGTTGCCAATGTTCTCTTAAGCGTCCTTTGCCAGGTTGTTCGTATCTCCATAAGTTTGGGACGGAAAACCAGCGTATAGGTTTGGCAAGATTTCTAACTTCTCCAGCTACCATTCTTGCCAGAGTGGGAGTCATTTCAGGACGGATCGCAACATGACGATCTCCTTTGTCCGTAAAATCGTACAATTGTCTTTGTACGATCTCTTCTCCGCTTTTTGCTAAATAGAGTTCGAAAGATTCTAGGATGGGGCCGTCGTATTCTTCGTAACCGAAAGATTGGACTGTCTTCCTCATTACGGAAAACATCCAATTTCGGAATCTCATTTCTTCCGGATAAAAATCTCTCGTCCCCTTGTATGGGGCTGTGGGTAAAAAAGCTTTCTGTTTTTCCAAGTCTCTTAGACGCTCTTAATGAAGCTTAAATTCTTCTTTAATAGAGTCATATTCGTCTTGGCATCGTTGGAGCCAACTATTTCTGCACCAACGAGGTAAATTTCCCCGATTTGAGAAATATGTCGGATTTTAAACGCGAATCTCAGCGGAGCTTGCATCTTAAAAGTTATATCCGCAGTAAAGAAAGGTTTATGCAGAAACGATTCGACTAGCTGGGATTCGGTTACTTCTAAAAGAATTCCGCCTTCTGAAGCGTTGATCACGTTTTGACGAATATCGATGTCCAGAGTGTTGGAGTCTTCTATCCTATCGTTAAACACGTCTTCTAACTCGGCGTATTTTTTAAGAATCGCTGGATCCAAAATTCTGTCCTTAGTCTCCGCATAACCTAAAGCAACGAGTTTAGCTCCTGAAGGATCCTTGTAATAGATCGGATAGATTGCAAAAGATTGTATCTTTCCCGAACGATAAACTTTGGTCCTATCTTCCAGGATCATCTCATCTT
This genomic interval carries:
- a CDS encoding Re/Si-specific NAD(P)(+) transhydrogenase subunit alpha encodes the protein MNIGVLKEAKEETRVAVTPDVVDALKKIGASVIIEKGAGEGSYFSDEDYKKAGASIQSRADILKKSDLVVSIHLADGASLSKIKKGAFYLGMFQPAVNPQVIKKLSSGKVTVLSLDAIARITRAQSMDVLSSQATVAGYKAVLLASTHLTRFFPMLTTAAGTITPASVLIIGAGVAGLQAIASSRRLGAVVDVFDTRPEVKEQVQSLGAKFVEVEGASHSAAAGGYAVEQTEEYKKRQQEAIEKFAAKADVIITTALIPGRKAPIIITKKIVDRMKAGSVVVDLASPNGGNCEYTQHGKVVLTKNGVSVIGHQNLAGSLPSDASKMFAKNVLNYLKLLVKEKKINLDLSDEILSSTTITHDGEIRHKLTLDALGGSKQDGKKPAAKKKA
- a CDS encoding phosphatase PAP2 family protein — translated: MDKNTLEKLSAFERIDYAIAVFIREKIHSPILNRTLSRINRGEIMLVLILPYLAFAAYQGILPYPWWIVIPYAGLVAYANDRFVLVLKKLIARKRPLITVAGKVDQNPDMKHSFPSAHASNSMTAALILVFLFGFPEWFLVLSLLAGIGRLLSLHHFPSDVLGGWLIGTCFGSLGFFLGRWLLPVLFGTT
- the hisS gene encoding histidine--tRNA ligase → MEKQKAFLPTAPYKGTRDFYPEEMRFRNWMFSVMRKTVQSFGYEEYDGPILESFELYLAKSGEEIVQRQLYDFTDKGDRHVAIRPEMTPTLARMVAGEVRNLAKPIRWFSVPNLWRYEQPGKGRLREHWQLNVDLFGVNSYRAEVEIILIANAILENFKAPKGSYQIKVSHRGILDSFLNQTLALAPEKAHAVSKLLDKKSKISKEAFEEEIKPLLSNPEKQLTLIYKYLETNLQTIGELEGIDPSSVEFIRNLFSDLASLGIKDQLEFDPSIIRGFDYYTGCIFEVFDTNPENRRSLYGGGRYDNLIGLFSNEQLSGIGFGLGDVTFKNFLEGHNLVPKDLNSKNAVLIPLMDDKIFPEVLKLAEELRKEGIGVETMLESAKLGKQIQTAEKKGYRFLIFLGESELSENKVQLKDIVSGDQSSVPRSDLISILRKSLLG